From one Chryseobacterium sp. 3008163 genomic stretch:
- a CDS encoding tetratricopeptide repeat protein, with protein MRRLLLKFIFFSILTSSFSLKAQQSAHIEKLRQKISTNSKLFTSNIDKAYQQLEPLLIESRSLKDSLSEMKLLDRKCRYFYSKNLMDSLIVSSENLQQKSREFKDAYYEAMANVYLAETYSINNFHDKAIIYLNNAYEILQKDQSKSKKIFYAKANILNSYSNIYLDINQPRKAAKKILEEIATGKELKNPKEYSDFQYLNYSNLANIYIQYNIDSADYYVKKSMELTPIELPYDKAMVSNHIVLGEVMKYRGDYKNSISNFHKALFFSQKNGIELNKSNIYTALQEIYNKTGKIDSAEYYQQKLKQLDLNILQSKYNSLQKVIEKEKIEDNQKDSQKIVFWIIAFAVLIGTFGFIIFKYKRKSKKAEDLNLQETYKHLINLVKNKDESFLFAFENIFPLFSNKLLKINPDLQQSEIEFCALLKIKLTTKEIAQYTFIETRTVQNKKYRLRKKLEIPANDDIYQFIDNI; from the coding sequence ATGAGAAGGCTTTTGCTGAAATTTATATTTTTTTCTATATTAACTTCGAGTTTTTCTTTAAAAGCTCAGCAATCTGCGCATATAGAAAAATTAAGACAAAAGATTTCTACAAATTCAAAACTATTCACAAGCAATATTGATAAAGCTTATCAGCAGTTAGAACCTTTATTAATAGAATCACGCAGTCTGAAAGATTCACTTTCTGAGATGAAGCTACTTGATAGAAAATGTCGTTATTTCTACAGCAAAAATCTAATGGACAGTCTCATTGTTTCTTCAGAAAATTTACAGCAAAAATCCCGTGAATTCAAAGATGCCTATTACGAAGCAATGGCCAATGTTTATTTGGCAGAAACCTACTCCATCAATAACTTTCATGATAAGGCTATTATATATTTAAATAATGCTTATGAGATTCTGCAAAAAGACCAGTCGAAGTCAAAAAAAATATTTTATGCGAAAGCCAATATCCTGAATAGCTATTCAAATATTTATTTGGATATCAATCAGCCGAGAAAGGCTGCAAAAAAAATTCTTGAAGAAATAGCAACGGGAAAAGAACTTAAAAATCCTAAGGAATATTCTGATTTTCAATATTTAAACTATTCAAATCTTGCTAATATTTACATTCAATACAATATAGACTCTGCTGATTATTACGTGAAAAAATCTATGGAATTAACGCCCATAGAACTTCCTTATGACAAGGCAATGGTTTCCAATCATATTGTATTGGGAGAAGTAATGAAATACAGAGGTGATTATAAAAATTCAATTTCAAATTTTCATAAAGCGCTTTTCTTTAGTCAAAAAAACGGCATTGAACTCAATAAAAGTAATATCTATACTGCTTTACAGGAAATTTATAATAAGACAGGAAAGATAGACAGTGCAGAATATTACCAGCAAAAATTAAAGCAATTGGATCTGAATATTCTGCAGAGTAAATACAATTCGCTTCAAAAAGTAATTGAAAAAGAGAAAATTGAGGACAATCAAAAAGATTCTCAAAAAATTGTATTTTGGATTATTGCTTTTGCAGTTCTTATAGGAACTTTCGGGTTTATTATTTTTAAATATAAAAGAAAAAGCAAAAAAGCAGAAGATCTCAATTTACAAGAAACATACAAGCATCTCATCAATCTTGTGAAAAATAAAGATGAATCTTTTTTATTTGCATTTGAAAATATTTTCCCGCTGTTTTCTAATAAATTATTGAAAATTAATCCTGATTTACAACAATCTGAAATTGAGTTTTGTGCACTTCTGAAAATCAAATTAACAACTAAAGAAATTGCTCAGTATACTTTTATAGAAACTCGTACCGTTCAGAATAAAAAGTACAGATTAAGAAAAAAATTGGAAATTCCTGCGAACGATGACATTTATCAATTTATAGATAATATTTAA
- a CDS encoding TetR/AcrR family transcriptional regulator, with translation MPRKVVQGPIRDKEKTKQKLLNAVGKILKTKGYSGLMVSKIAAVAGFDKKLIYEYFGSTDKLIDEYIRSQDYWSRVDEKELNVDLSDGGKEMSKIALLNQYESLRKNKELQKIIVWELSENRPILKKLFEQREEVGEGLFTSITDPHFGEKSDEYRAITALLVAGIYHLNLYTAHNGTTFCGIDTKSEDGRKKIEKAIVDIIDFAYQKK, from the coding sequence ATGCCTAGAAAAGTTGTACAAGGTCCTATCAGGGATAAAGAGAAAACCAAACAAAAATTGCTTAACGCAGTTGGGAAAATTTTGAAAACTAAAGGTTATTCAGGATTAATGGTTAGTAAAATTGCGGCCGTTGCCGGTTTCGATAAAAAATTAATATACGAATATTTCGGAAGTACTGATAAGCTTATTGACGAGTATATCAGATCTCAGGATTATTGGAGTAGAGTAGACGAAAAAGAGCTGAATGTAGATCTTTCAGACGGTGGTAAGGAGATGTCAAAAATTGCTTTGCTTAATCAATATGAAAGTTTAAGAAAAAACAAAGAACTACAAAAAATTATCGTTTGGGAACTTTCTGAAAACCGCCCTATTCTTAAAAAATTATTCGAACAACGTGAAGAAGTGGGTGAAGGTTTATTCACAAGCATTACAGATCCACATTTCGGCGAAAAATCTGACGAGTACAGAGCAATTACAGCGTTGCTTGTAGCAGGAATTTATCACTTGAATCTCTACACTGCACACAATGGAACGACCTTCTGTGGAATAGACACAAAATCTGAAGACGGTAGGAAGAAAATTGAGAAAGCTATCGTTGATATTATAGATTTCGCTTATCAGAAGAAATAA
- the dnaX gene encoding DNA polymerase III subunit gamma/tau yields the protein MENFIVSARKYRPQQFDTVVGQSHITDTLEHAIEENQLAQALLFCGPRGVGKTTCARILARKINEKDGSVSEDGFAYNIYELDAASNNSVDDIRELIDQVRFAPQVGQYKVYIIDEVHMLSSAAFNAFLKTLEEPPAHAIFILATTEKHKIIPTILSRCQIYDFKRITILDIQSHLKGIAEKENIKYEDDALYLIAQKADGALRDALSIFDRLSTFSQKNITLAKAAEVLNILDYDQYLKIVDFAKENKIPEVLFAFNEIVKRGFDPHIFIAGLGNHFRDLMMAQNASTIDLIEVGEQTKTKFVEQAQKWNAQQLIDGIEICNHADINYKNSKNPRLTVEIALMQLASLTAGGDVAKKKVYNISSLSS from the coding sequence ATGGAAAACTTTATAGTATCTGCAAGAAAATACCGCCCCCAACAGTTTGACACCGTTGTTGGGCAATCACATATTACAGATACTTTAGAGCATGCTATAGAAGAAAATCAGTTAGCTCAGGCTCTGCTTTTCTGTGGTCCTCGTGGAGTAGGTAAGACGACTTGCGCAAGAATTTTAGCTAGAAAAATTAACGAAAAAGACGGTTCTGTTTCAGAAGATGGTTTCGCATATAATATATATGAGTTAGATGCTGCATCCAATAACTCTGTTGATGATATTCGTGAATTGATTGATCAGGTGCGTTTTGCTCCGCAGGTTGGTCAATATAAAGTATATATTATTGACGAGGTTCATATGTTGTCATCCGCAGCATTCAACGCCTTTCTGAAAACTTTGGAAGAACCGCCGGCTCATGCAATTTTTATTCTTGCAACGACTGAAAAGCATAAGATTATTCCTACCATCTTGTCTCGTTGTCAGATTTATGATTTCAAAAGAATTACAATTCTTGATATTCAAAGTCATTTAAAAGGTATTGCTGAAAAAGAAAATATTAAATATGAAGATGATGCTTTGTATTTAATTGCTCAAAAAGCAGATGGAGCATTAAGAGATGCACTTTCTATTTTTGACAGACTTTCTACGTTTTCACAGAAGAATATTACGTTGGCAAAAGCTGCCGAAGTTCTCAATATTTTAGATTACGATCAGTATCTTAAAATTGTAGATTTTGCTAAAGAAAATAAAATTCCTGAAGTTCTTTTTGCTTTTAATGAAATAGTAAAACGAGGATTCGACCCGCATATTTTTATTGCAGGTTTAGGAAATCATTTCAGAGATTTAATGATGGCTCAGAATGCTTCAACAATTGATTTAATTGAAGTAGGAGAGCAGACCAAAACGAAATTTGTCGAGCAGGCTCAGAAATGGAATGCCCAGCAATTAATCGATGGAATTGAGATTTGCAATCACGCAGATATTAATTATAAAAATTCAAAGAACCCAAGGCTTACCGTAGAAATTGCTTTGATGCAATTGGCTTCTCTCACTGCAGGTGGAGATGTTGCTAAAAAAAAAGTTTATAATATTAGCTCCCTTTCTTCATGA
- a CDS encoding chorismate mutase, whose translation MNLIDLKNDWINEFPQPMMIAGPCSAESEAQMLETAKRIKDTNAQVPIFRAGIWKPRTKPNGFEGVGVIGLNWLKKVKQEYGFKTATEVANAHHVAAALEADVDILWIGARSTVNPFTVQEIAEALKGTKKTVLVKNPVNPDLALWIGALERLLGQDIKNLGVIHRGFSTYQKTKYRNNPNWQIALDFKSQFPNIPMLIDPSHICGNRTGLADITQEALNVGYQGAIIESHSNPDEAWSDASQQITPEVLAELISNLKVRNSGIAGFDNEMGRHRTLISDLDFQMIELLSQRMKISEQIGKLKKENDIAIFQPERWKVITEYAIQKAKETGMSQDFIEKVFKAIHEESIEKQNNIMIDRK comes from the coding sequence ATGAACTTAATAGATTTAAAAAACGACTGGATCAACGAGTTTCCCCAACCGATGATGATTGCAGGACCATGTAGTGCTGAAAGTGAAGCTCAAATGCTTGAAACAGCAAAAAGAATTAAAGATACCAATGCTCAGGTTCCAATTTTCCGTGCAGGAATCTGGAAACCGCGTACGAAACCAAATGGTTTTGAAGGAGTTGGAGTTATTGGATTAAATTGGTTAAAAAAAGTAAAACAAGAATACGGATTTAAAACCGCTACAGAAGTTGCCAATGCGCATCACGTTGCAGCAGCTTTGGAAGCCGATGTTGATATTCTCTGGATTGGTGCAAGATCAACAGTAAATCCTTTTACTGTTCAGGAAATTGCAGAAGCTTTGAAAGGAACTAAGAAAACAGTTTTGGTCAAAAATCCTGTAAATCCGGATCTAGCATTATGGATTGGGGCTTTAGAAAGGCTTTTAGGACAAGATATTAAAAATTTAGGTGTCATTCACCGTGGTTTTTCAACGTACCAAAAGACAAAATACAGAAATAATCCCAATTGGCAGATTGCTTTAGATTTTAAAAGTCAATTCCCGAATATTCCAATGCTCATCGATCCTTCGCATATTTGTGGTAACAGAACCGGTTTGGCGGATATTACGCAGGAAGCTTTAAATGTTGGTTACCAAGGAGCTATCATCGAATCGCATTCTAATCCGGATGAAGCTTGGAGTGATGCTTCTCAACAGATTACCCCCGAAGTTTTGGCTGAATTGATTTCAAACTTAAAAGTGAGAAATTCAGGAATAGCTGGTTTCGATAACGAAATGGGAAGACATAGAACATTGATTTCTGATCTTGATTTCCAAATGATAGAACTGCTTTCTCAAAGAATGAAAATTTCAGAACAAATAGGAAAGCTGAAAAAAGAAAATGATATCGCCATCTTCCAGCCGGAACGTTGGAAAGTAATCACTGAGTATGCCATCCAAAAGGCAAAAGAAACAGGAATGTCTCAGGATTTTATTGAAAAGGTTTTCAAAGCGATTCATGAAGAATCTATTGAAAAGCAAAATAATATTATGATCGACAGAAAATAA
- the rsgA gene encoding ribosome small subunit-dependent GTPase A, which produces MKGKIIKSTGSWYQVLETGTDKIFEARIRGKFKLIKTRLTNPLAVGDFVEFQLEQDDIAWITKIDPRRNYLIRKAVNLSKEAHIIASNIDIACFIFTLKHPETSFGFLDRFLACCEAYNIKPLILFNKMDVLNEEEIEVVKDIQFLYQEIGYDSLEISSYSKLNLEGLQDLLKDQTSVFFGHSGCGKSTLVNALQPDLNLRTSEISDTHLKGKHTTTFAQMHFWHFGGNVIDTPGVREFAMIDIEKEEVQHYFPEIFRKRKECKFHNCMHINEPKCAVLDSLETGEIQHSRYSTYIKLMEEAEENSQN; this is translated from the coding sequence ATGAAAGGAAAAATCATTAAATCTACAGGAAGCTGGTATCAGGTTTTGGAAACAGGAACCGATAAAATTTTTGAGGCGAGAATTCGTGGTAAATTCAAGCTGATCAAAACCAGACTGACCAATCCTCTTGCTGTGGGTGATTTTGTTGAATTTCAATTGGAACAGGATGATATTGCATGGATTACGAAAATCGATCCACGTAGAAATTACCTGATCAGGAAAGCCGTTAACCTTTCTAAAGAAGCACACATCATTGCTTCAAACATTGATATAGCTTGTTTTATATTTACCTTAAAACATCCTGAAACATCTTTCGGTTTTCTGGACCGTTTCCTTGCTTGTTGTGAAGCTTACAACATCAAACCACTTATTCTTTTCAATAAAATGGATGTTTTGAATGAGGAAGAAATAGAAGTGGTAAAAGATATTCAGTTTTTGTATCAGGAAATTGGTTATGACAGTTTAGAGATTTCATCTTATTCTAAACTTAATCTGGAAGGTTTACAAGACCTTCTAAAAGACCAGACTTCTGTATTTTTCGGTCATTCCGGATGTGGTAAATCTACTTTAGTTAACGCATTGCAACCTGATCTAAATCTACGTACATCAGAAATTTCAGACACTCATCTTAAAGGTAAACATACAACTACTTTTGCTCAGATGCATTTTTGGCATTTCGGTGGAAATGTAATTGATACTCCCGGTGTGAGGGAGTTTGCAATGATTGATATTGAAAAAGAAGAAGTTCAGCACTATTTTCCTGAAATATTCAGAAAGAGAAAAGAGTGTAAATTTCACAACTGTATGCATATCAACGAACCAAAATGTGCCGTTCTTGATTCTTTAGAGACGGGTGAAATTCAACATTCACGATATTCTACGTATATCAAACTGATGGAGGAGGCTGAAGAAAATTCTCAAAACTAA
- a CDS encoding nucleoside-diphosphate kinase, whose product MSNITFTMIKPDAVADGHIGAILGKISEGGFKIKALKLTQLTVADAKKFYEVHAERPFYGELVDFMSSGPIVAAVLEKDNAVEDFRTLIGSTNPADAAEGTIRKMFARSIGENAVHGSDSDENALIEAQFHFSGREIF is encoded by the coding sequence ATGTCTAACATTACATTCACTATGATTAAGCCTGATGCAGTTGCTGATGGGCACATCGGAGCTATTTTAGGGAAAATTTCAGAAGGAGGTTTCAAAATCAAAGCTTTAAAATTAACTCAGCTTACTGTTGCTGATGCTAAAAAATTCTACGAAGTACATGCTGAAAGACCATTTTATGGAGAATTGGTTGACTTCATGAGTTCAGGACCAATTGTTGCTGCAGTTTTGGAAAAAGATAACGCAGTTGAAGATTTCAGAACTTTAATTGGTTCTACAAATCCTGCTGACGCTGCTGAAGGAACTATCAGAAAAATGTTTGCTAGAAGTATCGGAGAGAATGCTGTACACGGATCTGATTCTGATGAGAATGCTCTTATCGAAGCACAATTTCATTTTTCAGGAAGAGAGATTTTCTAA
- the rpe gene encoding ribulose-phosphate 3-epimerase, whose translation MKTKLIAPSLLSADFGNLQRDIEMLNNSQADWLHVDVMDGRFVPNISFGFPVMKTIQQHAKKFVDVHLMILEPEKYVEEFIEYGADLVSIHYEACTHLHRTINLIQSKGAKAGVVLNPSTPVLMLEDIIADVDLVLLMSVNPGFGGQKFIENTYKKIAEAKDLILSNNSTALIEIDGGVNLDNASKLFEAGADVLVAGNAVFSAESPERTIELLKV comes from the coding sequence ATGAAAACTAAACTCATCGCTCCTTCCCTATTATCCGCAGACTTCGGGAATCTGCAAAGAGATATCGAAATGCTCAACAATTCTCAAGCCGATTGGCTACATGTTGATGTGATGGACGGAAGATTTGTTCCCAATATATCTTTTGGTTTTCCCGTGATGAAAACCATTCAGCAACATGCAAAAAAATTCGTAGATGTGCATTTAATGATTTTAGAACCCGAAAAGTATGTTGAAGAATTCATTGAATACGGAGCAGATTTAGTTTCTATACATTACGAAGCGTGTACACATCTTCACAGAACTATTAATTTAATTCAGAGCAAAGGCGCGAAAGCTGGTGTTGTACTTAATCCTTCTACGCCTGTTTTAATGCTTGAAGATATTATTGCCGATGTAGATTTGGTTTTATTGATGAGTGTAAATCCGGGATTTGGTGGTCAGAAATTTATCGAGAATACCTATAAGAAGATTGCAGAGGCTAAAGATTTAATTTTAAGCAATAATTCTACAGCTTTAATAGAAATTGACGGCGGTGTAAATTTAGATAATGCTTCTAAATTGTTTGAAGCGGGTGCTGACGTTTTAGTTGCAGGCAATGCAGTTTTTTCAGCCGAAAGTCCGGAAAGAACAATAGAGCTTTTAAAAGTATAA
- a CDS encoding M28 family peptidase, whose amino-acid sequence MKFEKKSLKFLEKYLNTSSPTGYEHRGQEVWMDYITPYVDKIEVDHYGTCYGIINPEAEFKVVIEAHADEISWYVNYITDDGLIYVIRNGGSDQTIAPSKIVHIHGDKGIVKGVFGWPAIHTRSANQNEPTPKIENIFIDCGATTKQEVEDLGIFVGCMITYPDEFFEMNDRYFVCRALDNRIGGFMIAEVARLLKENKKQLPFGLYITNSVQEEVGLYGADMIADTIKPNIAIVTDVTHDTTTPMIEKKKEGDQKCGDGPVVFFAPSVHHVIRELIIDTAKKKEIPFQRAAASRATGTDTDAFAHSNGGVPSALISLPLRYMHTTVEMVSKEDVGNVIQLIYETLLKITPEMKLKYH is encoded by the coding sequence ATGAAATTCGAGAAGAAATCTTTGAAATTTTTAGAAAAATATTTAAACACTTCATCACCAACCGGATACGAACACAGAGGTCAGGAAGTCTGGATGGATTACATCACTCCATACGTTGATAAAATCGAGGTAGATCATTACGGAACCTGCTACGGAATCATTAATCCTGAAGCCGAATTCAAAGTGGTGATTGAAGCTCACGCTGATGAAATTTCTTGGTATGTCAATTATATTACAGATGACGGATTGATTTATGTTATCAGAAACGGAGGTTCTGATCAAACGATTGCCCCTTCAAAAATCGTCCATATTCATGGTGATAAAGGAATTGTAAAAGGAGTTTTCGGATGGCCTGCTATTCACACAAGAAGCGCAAACCAAAACGAACCGACACCAAAAATTGAAAACATTTTCATTGATTGCGGTGCAACTACAAAACAGGAAGTTGAAGATTTAGGAATTTTCGTTGGATGTATGATTACCTATCCTGACGAGTTTTTCGAAATGAATGACCGTTATTTTGTCTGCAGAGCTTTGGATAACAGAATCGGAGGGTTTATGATTGCTGAAGTTGCAAGACTTTTAAAAGAGAATAAAAAACAACTTCCGTTTGGTTTATATATTACCAATTCCGTTCAGGAAGAGGTTGGCTTGTATGGTGCAGATATGATCGCTGATACCATCAAACCAAATATTGCTATTGTAACAGATGTTACGCATGATACGACAACTCCAATGATTGAGAAGAAAAAAGAAGGCGATCAGAAATGTGGTGATGGCCCGGTAGTTTTCTTTGCACCAAGCGTTCACCATGTGATCAGAGAATTGATTATTGATACTGCAAAAAAGAAAGAAATCCCTTTCCAAAGAGCTGCTGCAAGCAGAGCTACAGGAACAGATACTGATGCGTTTGCACATTCGAACGGAGGTGTACCAAGCGCATTGATTTCATTGCCTTTAAGATACATGCATACTACAGTAGAAATGGTTTCAAAAGAAGATGTAGGAAATGTGATTCAGTTAATCTACGAAACATTATTGAAGATTACACCGGAAATGAAACTGAAGTATCATTAA
- a CDS encoding DUF4294 domain-containing protein gives MKFHKITFLFLFFFGVAAFGQQRDSIIAKPLNQYPPELLKTDEFGNKYYYDESQKAKIYEINGETVVVMDELVLLNKPKFNNQLDKNYYFFLNKKLYRVYPLFLTALQQYRDIQVEMKIMDTAAKRKYIKDRQNMLADQYEKQLRDLTTTEGQVFAKLMNRATGKNVFEIIKEMRGGWSAFWWNVKGKLADIDLKDRYNPHKNRTDEFLESLLQSNWNSGYLQPYPGARDFKVSK, from the coding sequence ATGAAATTTCATAAAATCACCTTTCTTTTTCTGTTCTTTTTTGGTGTTGCTGCATTCGGGCAGCAAAGGGATTCTATTATTGCTAAACCATTGAATCAATATCCACCAGAATTATTAAAAACTGATGAATTTGGCAATAAATATTATTATGATGAAAGTCAGAAGGCTAAAATCTATGAGATTAACGGTGAGACTGTAGTGGTGATGGATGAATTGGTTTTGCTTAATAAACCTAAGTTTAATAATCAATTGGATAAGAATTATTATTTCTTCCTAAATAAAAAATTATATAGAGTTTATCCATTATTCCTAACGGCATTGCAGCAATACAGAGATATTCAGGTTGAAATGAAGATTATGGATACCGCAGCTAAAAGGAAATATATCAAAGACCGTCAAAATATGCTTGCAGATCAATATGAAAAGCAACTAAGAGATTTAACGACAACAGAAGGTCAGGTTTTTGCAAAATTAATGAACAGAGCAACCGGCAAAAATGTTTTTGAAATCATTAAAGAAATGCGTGGTGGCTGGAGTGCTTTCTGGTGGAATGTAAAAGGTAAATTGGCAGATATCGATTTAAAAGACCGATACAATCCACATAAAAATAGAACCGATGAATTTTTAGAATCTCTATTGCAATCCAATTGGAATTCCGGTTATTTGCAACCTTATCCCGGAGCTAGAGATTTTAAAGTTTCAAAATAA
- a CDS encoding NUDIX domain-containing protein — MIDKINVRVYACAVKDNKVLTLFEEYAGQPLLKFPGGGLEFGEGLTECLHREFDEELNVKIDIVEHLYTQEDFLVSRFRENEQLLTIYYMVKITNEEDFLILDPCIEKTEWLPIDTEVNPFTLPVDKIVFEKLKEKFL, encoded by the coding sequence ATGATTGATAAGATTAACGTGAGAGTTTATGCCTGTGCAGTAAAAGACAATAAAGTTCTCACGCTTTTTGAAGAATATGCAGGACAACCTTTATTAAAGTTTCCTGGTGGCGGATTGGAATTCGGAGAAGGATTAACAGAATGTCTTCACCGTGAGTTTGATGAAGAACTCAACGTAAAAATAGATATCGTAGAACATCTTTACACGCAGGAAGATTTCTTAGTTTCCAGATTCAGAGAAAATGAGCAACTTCTTACTATATATTATATGGTGAAAATTACCAATGAAGAAGATTTTCTGATTCTCGACCCTTGCATAGAAAAAACAGAATGGCTTCCTATAGATACAGAAGTAAATCCTTTTACCTTACCGGTTGATAAAATTGTTTTTGAAAAATTAAAAGAAAAATTCCTGTAA
- the mnmD gene encoding tRNA (5-methylaminomethyl-2-thiouridine)(34)-methyltransferase MnmD, translating into MEREIRTTNDGSKTLFINELNENYHSHHGALQEAEHVFIKNGLNLLNDYEINILELGFGTGLNVLVTINEYLKTDKNHTINYFTLEKYPINESEIENLAYFDLFDNPELKNIYQKIHQTEWEKSEEIIKGFNLKKIQCDFFDLKNIDLPKINLVYYDCFGARVQPDLWEKPLFEMVSDKMSINGLLTTYSSKGSVRRILKELNFNVEKKQGPPGKREMINAIKL; encoded by the coding sequence TTGGAAAGAGAAATCAGAACCACAAACGACGGAAGTAAAACATTGTTTATCAATGAATTAAATGAAAACTATCATTCACACCATGGTGCGTTACAAGAAGCCGAACATGTGTTTATCAAAAACGGATTAAATCTATTAAATGATTACGAAATTAACATTTTAGAACTCGGTTTTGGAACAGGTTTAAATGTTTTGGTGACAATTAATGAATATTTAAAAACTGACAAAAATCATACTATCAACTATTTTACACTCGAAAAATACCCGATAAATGAATCTGAGATCGAAAATTTAGCCTACTTCGACCTTTTTGATAACCCAGAATTAAAAAATATTTATCAAAAAATTCATCAAACTGAATGGGAGAAATCAGAAGAAATCATTAAGGGTTTTAATTTAAAAAAGATACAATGTGACTTTTTTGACCTGAAAAACATTGATTTACCGAAGATTAACCTGGTTTATTACGATTGCTTTGGCGCACGAGTACAGCCTGACCTTTGGGAAAAGCCTTTATTTGAGATGGTTTCAGATAAAATGAGTATCAACGGATTGTTAACAACATATTCATCAAAAGGAAGTGTGAGAAGAATTCTGAAAGAACTTAATTTTAATGTGGAAAAAAAGCAAGGCCCACCGGGAAAAAGAGAAATGATCAATGCCATAAAGTTATAG
- a CDS encoding branched-chain amino acid aminotransferase, translated as MIIQKTENSRISTFDPNNFSFGNTFSDHMIICEYEDGKWGDVKLVPYGPLLFTPAMMGVNYGQACFEGMKAYKDNDGQVFLFRPEKNFERINKSAKRLAMPEVTEEIFLDGLKALVNMDREWIPQGEGNSLYIRPLIFATEEALKARVANKYMFAIVATPAKMYYTEPVSVKISDHYSRAASGGVGSAKAAGNYAASFYPTQLAMEEGYDQIIWTDDATHEYFEESGTMNVFVRINDTIFTPPTSEKILDGVTRDSFIQLAKKRGFEVKVEAIKVKDVVEAQKNGTLKEVWGVGTAVVTTVFQALGYNGEKLELPRLSDEESFAVRLKNDLVDLQTNHSEDPFGWRVLVEKDVLETA; from the coding sequence ATGATAATTCAAAAAACAGAAAACTCTAGAATTTCTACTTTCGATCCCAATAATTTTTCGTTCGGAAATACTTTCAGTGATCACATGATCATCTGTGAATATGAGGATGGTAAATGGGGCGATGTGAAATTGGTTCCTTATGGTCCCCTTTTGTTTACTCCTGCGATGATGGGTGTAAATTACGGACAGGCTTGTTTTGAAGGCATGAAAGCTTACAAAGACAATGACGGACAGGTTTTCCTTTTCAGGCCCGAAAAGAATTTTGAGCGTATCAATAAATCTGCAAAACGTTTGGCAATGCCAGAAGTTACCGAAGAAATATTTTTAGATGGTCTTAAAGCATTAGTAAATATGGATAGAGAATGGATTCCTCAAGGTGAAGGTAATTCTTTATATATCAGACCACTAATTTTTGCTACCGAAGAGGCTTTGAAAGCAAGAGTTGCCAATAAATATATGTTTGCAATCGTGGCGACACCTGCAAAAATGTATTATACAGAACCTGTATCTGTGAAAATTTCTGATCATTATTCAAGAGCAGCAAGTGGTGGAGTAGGTTCGGCAAAAGCAGCCGGAAACTATGCAGCTTCTTTCTACCCAACTCAGTTGGCGATGGAAGAAGGTTATGATCAAATCATCTGGACAGATGATGCTACTCACGAATATTTCGAAGAAAGCGGAACAATGAATGTTTTTGTAAGAATCAACGATACGATTTTTACACCTCCCACTTCTGAGAAAATCTTAGACGGAGTTACCAGAGACAGTTTCATTCAGTTGGCTAAGAAAAGAGGTTTTGAAGTAAAAGTAGAAGCAATAAAAGTAAAAGATGTTGTTGAAGCTCAGAAAAACGGAACTTTGAAAGAAGTTTGGGGAGTAGGTACAGCGGTTGTTACAACGGTTTTTCAGGCCTTGGGTTACAATGGCGAAAAATTGGAGTTACCAAGACTTTCAGACGAAGAAAGTTTTGCAGTGAGACTTAAAAATGATTTAGTTGATTTACAGACCAACCATTCAGAAGATCCTTTCGGATGGAGAGTTCTAGTTGAAAAAGATGTTTTAGAAACAGCTTAA